AACTATAAACCAACAAAAAAGACTAGCAAAGTTGGTGGTTGACAAAACAGTAAAGAAAGAGGGCATGCTGTATACGGTCAACTTTGCAACATGTTGCTCATAATGAGAAAAATGACACTAACATTTCTGGCTTCTTTTCACTAAATGTTAAGATTTAAAGTTTGTCTCAATATAAAAgatcaaattcaaaaatatgaatacagGTGTATTCGTTTCCTTCTTCCCTGTAATGAACAGGAGTCGATGTCTTCTGTTTAAATTTCTGTTGAGCTACAATCTCGGGCGCACAGATATATACTTTCAGAGTCTTTCTTCATTTAAAGATTCTGTTTTGTACAATAACCATTATATGCATGGGGGTCCAGtcttgttttataaatgtatatgctTATGTTAGCCCTAAACGTCTCTGTGGTGTCTGCAGCTTATATGCTGTCTGGTAGGATATTCGAGTCTTTGAATGTCCTGAAGAAGAAAGAGTAACTTAAGACCTCGTTATTGCATCACTTTTGGAAGAGACGGTCTTGGCGTCTTGTGCTGCTGTTATATATCCAAGGAGAGGGTTATTGTCAGTTGCCATAAGCTGGTTTTATATTAAATGTGGCATACATGTTCCGACATACAAATGTCTTATGAACGTCTGGGAGATGTTTAACACGTTTTTATGTTCGAATTCAAAAAGCGTTAGCATACCTCCTTCTGATGTCAAACGTAGAGGAGTGAAATTGTAGTAGCTGTAATCAATCAAAGTGGACAAAAATTGGTGTTTCTTGCTAACTTTTGCATTTTGAGATCAATTGAAGCAATTAACTTAATTGCATGACAGATTTCGACCAAACATATAggtacaaaattgaataatatttGTCATCGGAATTTGTTGTTCTACAAGTACACACTGATAAAATATCTAAAGAGGAGACATTGTAACTTCCAGAAGAACGAGTAAATCTCCACATTCGATTTTTCCCccctaaaaaaaagtaaaatcacaaaaatactgaactcagaggaaaatcaatttggaaagtccataatcacatggcaaaatcaaaaaacataacgcatcaaaaacgaatggacaagaactgttatattcctgacttggtacaggcattttcaaatgtagaaaatgatggattaaacctggttctatagcgataaccctctcactttaataacagtgtcatcaaattccgctacatttacatgatgcgttaaataaacactcacaattaataaaatagtcaaaatatggatacatcagtcatcatcgtataacaattttaaaaggaacaatttaacaggacacaaaaacatctactatctacgaacacatggattgatttgagtgtctgacgtcagaaaaaatttatacgtcacataaattgtAACAACATACTCATTTGTGCTTCGGGTTTAAGCACAGACCCTTTTTCTGTAAAAtgatgatatcggatattttGAGTTAATGAAACATTGCTTAGACAAAAGATACATTTTCAAGCTGTTAAAGTATTTTTAAGTCCAGAAATCAGTGAAAAAAGAGAACTGACTATTAGAAAAACGAAAACACCATCGACATCTTCTATTTGTATTCAATAGAATAAATTATAACTGAAACACACTTTGAAGCTTGCTGATCCGAAATAAAGGTGTTTcgttttagttttattaacaACTCATCGTTCGTCTGCATCAAGTAGAACATACATTaccaaaaacattataaattcCGAATTTCAGGATTTAACTTCGTTTGAAACgatcaaactaaaaaaacagTATTAGACAATGATGCATAGATACTTTGTGGAGGTTTGTGACGAGGCTTTTCGGGTTTTTTTCATACCCTGTGGTATTCCAATAATTCTGACGTCGTCTATCATTGTATATACGTCACCATGAATGTACTCAACATTGTTCTTTAAATAATCAAACTGTGGTCTTTTACTGAGTAGTTAATGTATTAATTAAAACTTATATCCGCATACTGTCTGATATGTGTACTAATAAACACTATTGATTATGATACGGGTCACTTGTTACCTAATCTTACTGGTCTTTATTGCAATGGgtattcattatttaaaaaaatagtatgaAAACCTAAACCATTGACATTAATAGCACTTTATAAATTTCGTGAGTTCGAAGGACCGAAGAGTTTTTCTTGGCaaaccttcatcaggaactctaaaaacaaataaaagccaTGGATTAATTCATACGACAACAATAAAAAGTggtattaataaaagaaacaagaaaGAATAgccaaataattaaaatatttttttaactagaacAAACTGCAATTATTAGTGCATCTCTTGACTTTACGGTCCCctttatgaaaacaaatattactaaGAGGTGTTCATATACAATGTTTGTTGGTTTATCGTTTCTACAAATAAGAATTTTGGGTAAACTATAGTTACTGTTGGTTCAAAAATGGAAGATTGTATCACAGCCTAattgatgtacaaaaaaatatgtgtaacacagcaacaaacgacaatcaatGAATTAccggcttctgacttgggataggAACATAGATACAGAATTTTGTggggggttaaacatgttagcgggaaaCCGACCCTCCCCTAACCCTGGACTATGGTataacagttcaacataagaacgaactataaaaatcaattgataacTGGTTAAATCATATGCatcaaatgaatacaaataataaaattgagaaaggaaatgggaatgtgtcaaggcgtcaacaatccgaccataaagcagacaacagccatcTTACAAAAGCACAAAGTAGAcatggccgggtacttgtacctCCAAAAATACGTAAAGATACTTAGTGcatatctgagagtactcgcagttactgaagCTACTTAGCTAGTTCAAAGCAACTAACTTATATAAGAAAATCCAATCGGCtctttttaactgattttcatagtttgttCATATTTTGGACTCTTACAACACTGTTTAAGGAACAAGGAGGGTTGGCGCCCGTACACAACGTTATTTTACACCCAACGCACCCTTCGGTATGTGCCTATtgaaatcaggagcctgtatacatgtaattagGTGTTTTTTGTAGTTGCTGTAAATACTATTTAAGTTTCGTgctttgttttgtacataacgCAGGGTATTAGTcttcttgtttgatttttgaatGTACATTTGTGATTTCGATGCCTTTTTACAAgtgtatgcggtatgggttgtGTTCATCGTTGAAGAACGTAGTGTGGTGTATAGTTTTTGATTTGCATATCATAAAGTCactgatggaaagttgtctcaatagcaatcatactacatcatATTAAGAAcgaattttgtttaaaaaaatcaattatttgataaaaacgaCATATTTGACGGTAAATTGTTTTAGATCATATTCAGTAAATAGTATATAACACTTGCATTTTAAAAAACGTAATTAAAGATTTCCTggttatcattatttttttagtaattagtgttatattattatgttcaattgttttttcGTGACTGATCGGGGGCGATTACTGTAGTACCGCAAAGAAATTAAcctaaacatatttaaatcattATCAATATGACTACGAGTGTAGTTCTACGAAATACATATCAAGAGATTACGTATGTGTAGGTTGGTGTTACCTTACAAAAGAAATCATCATTCATTTTACAAAGGTTTAAAAACAGGCTAGAGTTATCTTAAAGTCAATGCACTAGTTAATACATTTAAATCCTATATTATGTATTCTTATACCTATCACGTTATACATAATCTTCCCGTTTGAAATCAGGCCATTCACACTATTATTTGCTGAACTGTTGAAAACAGTATTATGAATGAATAACttcaaatgaaaaagttgaaaataagtgtattaaagtaaaatcaggatatgaaaaaaatatcaaatgatgttAAATATATTCACCATTTAACTTTTATGATAACATTTACTACAATAAATTCACAGGAAGATAAGATGGGAACCAGTTGGCAGTTCCAGCTACACAAGCATCACCAAAACGCTTTCTTTTCAAGTAGGACAATAAATTATGTTTCacttttcatattatatttgatAGACAAATTGgtgtttgatatatataaaaaaaagacacacaCATTTTTTCTACACGTATAATCAACATTGTGTACCtaaatttattctatttaaGTCATACATAGAAGTgtgtcttttgaaatatttacaagAACTTGTCCAATTGTACAAATCCAATATATTCGCACAATTAATCACTGTATGGTAAAGGATAAAACTTTGCACAATGCTAGTAATAATGCTCTGTAATACGTATTTTTGGATAAagagccatttaaaaaaaatcaacaatggcCGCCAAATTAAAAAGGCCAGCCAAAAGCTGTGCAATATTCAGTGAAGAagttaataaattgaaataaataatactcAATTGAGTATACACTCCAGCAATTCAGATTCATGGTGATTTTTGTAAAGATTCTGtctcatgtaaaataaattttattaccaCTCATtctatatttgtaatttttttttttttttcattatttttttttagccttAAACCGGACACTCGATTCATAATGGATTACcggatatttatatttataacagtGGGACGTTggaaaatttatgtttttttattgtctttgaggtatatatacaataaaattcaaaattgatgatATTATATAATTCAGAAAGAAAATTGAAGTAACATGAAGATCTCCTGTACGTTATAAGTATTAACAAATCTTATTGACTCATTTATATAtacgtaaaacatttttttttaatctaatttttctgtacaaatattcatttttattattaacatttacatttactatgaAATCAAAGTCTAACATTGAGACTAATTTATTACACTGTGAAacagtttgaattgtttcttaGTTTAAACTTCCATAGAgtattatatcttttaaatgCTTAAATACAAACAACTAAAAATAGCTCATGTGTTTACTCAACGATATCATGACATTGATAtcatattatttcttatttgaaCAGGTTTTACAACTGCTGTGATGGTGTTTTTAACATATTGTCAATACGCGACAACGTGCAAGTGTAAAAGGTTTCCAAAGAAATATGAACTTGAGTTAAGGAAGCCATGCAAAACGAAACCACCAAAGGAATATTCTAacaatttaaattacaatacaacgattgctgataaaatagttgACAGTCTTATACTTAACACTGAAAAGCTACTTAAAAAATACgtaagtatatataaaatgtttttttaggtATTAACATAAgtgttgattttctttttatatctttgatTCTGTTAGATTGGTTTCGAAAGGTTTCGGTGCTCATTAAAAAGTTGAGTTAATGCATGAAAATCGAAATATTCTTACGATTAGAGTTAAGGGAGGGAAAATGGATGTTATTTATAGTAATATGTCTACCTGGATTTCGAGTCAAGCATGGTTCGTGCCGATTTGGCTAATTAGTGTATcgtaatattaataaacaaacGACTTTTGCATGCTGAAGTCaacttataaatttaaagagGAACTTTGATAACATATATTGATGTGAAATGATAATGACATAGAACTATTGAATTTCTATATTTGTGTTCTTTGGGAAACATGATTGAGCGGAACTTAGTTCtgtgattttccttgtttttatcTAGATAAATTACATGaggaaaaattatttaatataaaaaaaaatatttatttggatTTGATTCcggtttcaattttttttgacGTTGTATttcgttttattatttttacagttcTGATATGTATTCATcatgaaataacataaacatgaatgttttattttctttttcagaagaAACGTCCAGTAACCGCGGTCAAAAACAAAGATCGTTCTTCTAGTCAATTAAAACTTCCAGTATTTAAAACGGTAAGTAAAACATACAACATTCTTTGACATAATTACgacaatttgaaaaagatatatttctagTATCAAGAATTTgatacaactgtcatacaagtgagagatttaacGATATAAAACCACGTTCGatctaccattttctaaatttgataatgcctgtaccaagtcaggaatatgacagttcttgtccattcgattgatgtgttttatcttttgattttgtcatttgattattgactttccgttttgaatatttctaGTTTAGaatttttggtgattttactttttataatatatttaaatatgaggTTTATTCTTGAAACTCCGGCATATTAATGGTAGTGgcaattcatttgttttgtaagtttattgtcTTGCAGATGTTTCCAAACATTCAATTATATTTGTGCACATCAAAATACAAATCACAATGCATGCGAACTCTTCTAcgattttatgataattttactatttcgttttttatgttctttcaggggaaaaaaattcaaaagaatgTTGCAGAAAGCCTGAAAGTTTTCTATTACAGCCTTACGTCGATGGGCTTAAAGGAAGCTaagttaaaaaatctgaaacaaatTGATGTTGGAGACATAAGAGCAATGAAAAATGATATTCTTTTTGGATTATGTCTATTATCgtcaaaagtaaaaatatcaaaaaagaaaTCCTGGTTAACTACATGGAAGAAACTATCTGAATATCAGGCAGATTCAATAAAGAACCTCCGAAGCCTAAAAGTTTTTCTCCATCAGGTTAAACTACACAGTAAAAGCGTGTGGTAAATCACGAATAGGGCATACTTCCAAATGATCTCAATATtgcattttgatatatttacgGATGTTTTGGAATAAAAGTTGTGACATCATCGTTTGTGTCTTAAGTGTCGAACAATTGTgtgtaaatgtttttatatgtaataGCAAGAAAAAGTACAGTGAAATAGTCGTCGTGCAATACTCACAGTATTTTTAAGTCATATCTATTATGTTGGCATATATTATAAAGGGTAgtacattttgttaaattttatttctattcctgttttgttttttacgca
Above is a window of Mytilus trossulus isolate FHL-02 chromosome 4, PNRI_Mtr1.1.1.hap1, whole genome shotgun sequence DNA encoding:
- the LOC134714178 gene encoding uncharacterized protein LOC134714178 gives rise to the protein MVFLTYCQYATTCKCKRFPKKYELELRKPCKTKPPKEYSNNLNYNTTIADKIVDSLILNTEKLLKKYKKRPVTAVKNKDRSSSQLKLPVFKTGKKIQKNVAESLKVFYYSLTSMGLKEAKLKNLKQIDVGDIRAMKNDILFGLCLLSSKVKISKKKSWLTTWKKLSEYQADSIKNLRSLKVFLHQVKLHSKSVW